GCAGGATAGCCCGGGAATTCAAGGATGATATCGGTGTCTGGGAGATATGGAATGAGCCGGACGGATTGCAGAACTACTTTGTCGGCACTTCCGAGGGGTTCGTTGAACTCGTCGATCATACCGCGAAGGCTATACGCGCGGGCAATCCGAACGCGAAGGTCGCATCGGCCGGATTCGTCGGCGACAGTCTCAGGAAGGACCCGCTCGGAAAGGACGTACGCAGACAGAACATCGAAGCGATGTTCAATACCGGTTTCGGGAAACAGCTCGATATTTTCACGTTCCATTACACCGATGAACATCCATCCGTTATCGAGGATTGGCGCGCCCTGCTTAACAAACACGGTCTCACGTTGCCGATCTGGAACAGCGAAGAACGTTCCGTCGTCCCGCTGGAGAATCTTTCACGCGGCATCAGATCGTTCAAGTTCCTGCTCATCGGTTATGAATACGCCAACTATATTCCCATCCTTCAAAAAGACTGGACGGTCACGCCCGCAGCAGCGGCCTATGCAACGGCGGCAAGGCTCATCGGATCGAGACCGTTCGTGCGCCGTGAGGAGCTTTCCGGGTTCACGATATATTACTTCGGCACCGGGAAGGACAGCGTCGCTGCGATATCCGGTAATTCCGGCGGGAAAGCGCCCACGCTCTTTCAAAGCTACGATTCGCTCGAAGTTGCGCTCGAGGCGCAGCAGGGAATGCGTGTCTCCGGATATGATGCACTCGGCAGATCGGTGGAACTCGATGCCGGGAGCGGTAGAGGAAATGTCCCGTTCCGCATTGCGAGCTATTATGATATAAAAAACACGTTCGTCCCGCCGCCCGTGTGCTTCATCACCGGCCTTAAGGACATCACATCGCTGAAAGGACTGGTAACGAGCCTCGAGAACGGCATTGTCGCCGAAGCGGAGAATGGGAAATATTCCGGCGGGTGGTCGGTGGTGCAGAAGGATAATTTCTCCGGCGGGAAGATACTCAATATCTGGGCGGCCGACACGCCGGACGCGGGCTACTGGGCGGAATTGAAATTGACGGCGCCGGCCGCAGGGAAATATGAGCTCCTTTTCTGCGGGAATTCATTGGCGCGTTTGAAGCCGATACGCTCGCTTTCTTCCTTTGCGTGGAGCATTGACGGCGGACCCGAAGGGTATGCCACCAATGTTCTGCCGGTCGTCGACGGCATTGCCGGTGCGCCGGAAGGACTATCAATTCTGGGGACGGTCGATCTATCCGAAGGCGAGCATACGTTCCGTCTGCGGCTCCTTGAACCGTGGGAGGCGCAGAAGCGCTGGGCGTTATGGTTCGACGCGATAGCGCTCATGCCGGTGGAATGACAGCCCGGCTGTGCTACTGCTTCCCCGTATCATCCCCAGTAGAATAACGATCTATGATGGGCCGAATTCGCTCGTATGCCTTCCAATACGCATATTGTTTATCATTAAGCGGCATGAACTAATTTCCCATGCTCCTTGATCTCGTCGATGACTACTGAAGTATGTTCTTTGTCGGCAAAGAATTCTGCTTCGGTAAAAAGCAGTATATCGATGGAGTAATCCGCGGAAATCACTCCTCGTTTCATACTGACGATCTCACTCATCGCATCTACTACATCATGCTTTATTACAGCGATATCAAGATCACTTTCTTCCCGCGCTGAGCCATTCGCATAACTTCCAAATATATATATATGGGAAGGATGCGCTACATCCCTGATATGTGCGACGATCTTTTGTATCTCATTTTGTGAAATCATACACCGCTCACAAACGACCGCATCATGTCGACACAGGCCATGGGCACAGTATATCGCCAGCCGATTTCCTGTCAACAACATTGTCCTACTCATTAGCAATTTACGGATAGTATGCGATATTCTTCCAAAGTATGTTATTGATATACCCCATTCACAGCCATGAGCGGCAAGGAGCCCCCGATGACGGCACGAGAGCGGAGCAAACGATTCATTGCCAATGATACCGTCGACCGTCCGCCGTTCCACCCCATTGTCATGCGCATCGCCGCGAAGCATGCGGGTATCCCGTACGGAAAATTCTGTACGGATGCGAAAAGCAAAGCCGTCGGTTACGTACGCTACGCGGACGATTTCGGCATGGACTGGGTCACCGTCATGTCCGACCCCTACACCGAAGCGACAGCGTTCGGTCTCCCGGTGGAATTCCCCGAGGACGATCTCCCGAAGGACACGGCGCATATCATCGAGAGCATTGCCGATATCGCACGCCTGAAAAAGCCGTCGGTGGAGAACAGTGCCCGTCCGATGGCGGCCGTCGATACGATACGCGAATATAAGAAGATGTCACGCGAGGAATTCATCGTCGGGTGGGTGGAGGGTCCTATGGCCGAGTACGCCGACCTCCGCGGGCTGTCTTCTGCCTGTACCGATCTTATGGACGACCCGAAGGCAGTATGCGATGCGGCCGATATCATCAATGCCTTCGCGAAGGAATTCGCTTCCGCACAGATAGCGGCGGGTGCCGACTGCATCGGCATCGGCGATGCGGCGTGTTCGCAGATAGGCCCCGACCTCTATCGTGAATTGTTCTTCCCGCGGGAAAAAGAGCTTGTCGATCATATCCATGCACAGGGTGCGCTCGCAAAGCTTCATATCTGCGGGAACACGACAGCGCTCCTGCCCGACATGATACGAACAGGCGCCGACATCATCGACGTCGATCATCTGGTGAAAGACATGTCAGCGTTCGCGCCGCTCCTCGGAAAGAAGCAGGTGTTCTCCGGCAACAGCGACCCCGTCGCCGTTATCGAGCGCGGCGATGAGCGTGCAATACGCGAAAGCGTTGCATCGTGCTTTCAGGCCTCACGCGGACGCACGATAACATCAGCCGGATGCGAGATACCGCCGGATGCGAGGGATGTTTCGATGAAGATCTATCGGGATGCGGCGTATTCGCTCAGATGAGACGCTGGGATCGACAGTAACGCGCCGGGAAGTCGGGAATATCGGTACCGAGCGGGATGGAACCGGGGGATAGGAGCGGGGACGGCTTGGGAACGAAGGTGATACGGCTTCAAAGCGGCTTCGCTTCATGTTCGTACTGATGAACAGGTTATATCCGGACATGTTCATGCCCGCAGCTGCGTTATTCCACGCTGCCCTTGCGGCGGTATCGAGCGAACGCCAGGCATGGACAAGCGTACGGAAACGACCCCTTAGAAGAAGCTGTTCCTGTGACCGTGCATCGCGGGGAGGGGTATAGGTCCGAACATAGTGAATGGACCTCCATCGCTGGAATATAAGGCCGCCCATACGGCCGGTCATACCGTCAACGAGTGCATTGAATCGAACTTTTGCCATAACAAGCTCCTTCGGGGTTTCGATAGGGGCAAAAATGTATCTCCCTCTATATAATTATTCTCCTGGACGGATACAGGGGGCTTTTTTTTACCCTATATGTAATTATACGAGTTGACGGATACAGCCTGAGGGCAAAACCGCGATTTCATGCAAATTTCGAGGGTAGATATTCACATGGGCCGCTTTCGTTGCGCTTTCCCGAAGCGGCTGCGCCATTCGGTCGCACGACAGTATCAGCCGAATGTGTGATACCCCCGGATATGTCGGATGCAACGCATTCACTTGACATAGAGAATCTGCCGGATTTGACAGGAATTCGGCGGGTGGTATACTGACGGGGATAGGAGGAGGCGATGGTGGCGAATGAAAACTCCTTCACGTGCGTGAAATAATCTTCAGCGCACAGGGAAATTGAAAATGAGAAATATCATATTTCCATGTATCATTTCAACGCTGATGATTATCGGTATCGGGTGCTATTCCGGACGAGCCATTTTAAAAAAGTTATACTTTGTTAACAGCACAAATGCTACGATTCTTAAGGTAGTTAATAATAATCAATTGCAGATCAGTTGTGTGGTATTATCGGTATATTCTACTCATTCAGAAACGTCATTATGGGTAATAAATAAAACGGATAAGAAAATGACTTTGCTTAAATTGAAATGGACTTATTCGTTCAAAGGTGTTGATCTAATAAACACATACACAAACCATAACAAATATAATAATCCGTATGATAATCCCACGCTGCTTTTTACATTATCTGAATATGGCAGTACAAGAATTATTAATGGAGAAAAAGAAGATAAAAATGAGGCAATATTCAGACATCAGTCAGACTTAAAAACGAAAGATTTATCAAAAGATGATATAGTTCATGCTCAAGTTCAATTAACATATGTTACTGAAAAGATAACTAATACTGTATCCGGGAAATTCGATATGAAATGTAAAGAAATTACTAAGATGGTTGAATTGCCGTAAGCGGCAAACCAAATTCATTGCGCCTCCGTGGCGCGCGCATTGCTGCGGCTTAGTGCCGCACGGTATATTGAACCTTCGAGGGCTCCTCCTGAACAGCCAGAACTTAAGTTAACATACATCCCGATAGCGAAGATGCCCACTTCAATCTTTTTTATCGCAGTACGTTCGCCTTCCGATAGTCCGCCGGTGAAATCCCCACATGCTTCTTGAAAAAACGTGAGAAATAGAATTCGTCGGAGAAGCCGAGATCGTGCGCGATATCCTTCACTTTTTTTTCAGTGCCGTGCACTTCCTCTTTCGCGCGGGAGGCGATGCGCTCCATGAGGTACTGCTTAAGCGATATGCCGACATCATGCCTGAAATTCTTCACGAGCGTCGACTCTGAGGCGCCGATGAGCGCGGCAAGTTCTTTCGTCGTCGTTGCCAGCGAACATCGCTCATCGATGGCGGAGAAAAGCCGCCGATATTTCTCGCCGATGGCGATACGTTTGCGCATGGTATTGACATCGGTATGCACGAAGGGCCCTATGGCCGAAAGGAGCATCGCCTGTGCTTCCAGCATATCGCCCATGCGTCTGCTCTGTGCCTTCACGGCAAGCGTCTCGAAGAATGCGCGGTCGTCCGTGCGCGTGAGGCAGTCGTTCACGCCGTCGAAAATATCCTTCCCCGGATAGAGCTCGAGACGGAAATGAAAGAACATCTTTTCCAGACGGCTTTCACAGACATAATCGAAGAAGGAATTGACCGTCGTCGGCATGTCTGGAGCGTCGATGAGCATCCGGGCGGATATATACGCCGGAGAAATGTCCCTATCCGCTGCGTGAGCCGCCTGCAGCGGAAAAACTGCCGGGCAGCATCGTTGTGCGGTAGTGTTTCGGCCGTGCGCCATAGTTCTGCTTAAACTTGTCTGAAAAGTGATTGTAGTGTGAAAACCCCGATTCTTGCGCGATATCCCTGATCGTTGCT
This is a stretch of genomic DNA from Spirochaetota bacterium. It encodes these proteins:
- a CDS encoding uroporphyrinogen decarboxylase family protein, encoding MTARERSKRFIANDTVDRPPFHPIVMRIAAKHAGIPYGKFCTDAKSKAVGYVRYADDFGMDWVTVMSDPYTEATAFGLPVEFPEDDLPKDTAHIIESIADIARLKKPSVENSARPMAAVDTIREYKKMSREEFIVGWVEGPMAEYADLRGLSSACTDLMDDPKAVCDAADIINAFAKEFASAQIAAGADCIGIGDAACSQIGPDLYRELFFPREKELVDHIHAQGALAKLHICGNTTALLPDMIRTGADIIDVDHLVKDMSAFAPLLGKKQVFSGNSDPVAVIERGDERAIRESVASCFQASRGRTITSAGCEIPPDARDVSMKIYRDAAYSLR
- a CDS encoding helix-turn-helix transcriptional regulator produces the protein MPTTVNSFFDYVCESRLEKMFFHFRLELYPGKDIFDGVNDCLTRTDDRAFFETLAVKAQSRRMGDMLEAQAMLLSAIGPFVHTDVNTMRKRIAIGEKYRRLFSAIDERCSLATTTKELAALIGASESTLVKNFRHDVGISLKQYLMERIASRAKEEVHGTEKKVKDIAHDLGFSDEFYFSRFFKKHVGISPADYRKANVLR
- a CDS encoding nucleotidyltransferase domain-containing protein, coding for MISQNEIQKIVAHIRDVAHPSHIYIFGSYANGSAREESDLDIAVIKHDVVDAMSEIVSMKRGVISADYSIDILLFTEAEFFADKEHTSVVIDEIKEHGKLVHAA